The following proteins are co-located in the Paludibaculum fermentans genome:
- the rplV gene encoding 50S ribosomal protein L22, protein MEARAEARFIRVSAQKARLVIDLIRGRKAGDAITILRTTNKRIAPTVEKVLRSAIANAENRNTDLDVDTLFVTEAYVNEGPRQKRVRPAPMGRAYRYQRRTSHIVVKVGEKNAEAALSQK, encoded by the coding sequence ATGGAAGCGAGAGCGGAAGCCAGATTCATTCGAGTGTCGGCGCAGAAGGCGCGGCTCGTAATCGACCTGATCCGCGGCCGAAAGGCCGGGGACGCGATTACGATCCTGCGGACCACCAACAAGCGCATTGCGCCAACGGTGGAAAAGGTTCTGCGGTCGGCCATTGCCAATGCGGAAAACCGCAATACTGACCTCGATGTCGACACCCTGTTTGTCACCGAGGCCTATGTCAACGAAGGGCCGCGCCAGAAGAGGGTGCGCCCGGCACCGATGGGCCGCGCCTACCGGTATCAACGCCGGACTTCCCACATTGTGGTGAAGGTTGGCGAAAAGAACGCCGAAGCGGCGCTGAGTCAGAAATAA
- the rplP gene encoding 50S ribosomal protein L16 codes for MLMPKKVKYRKQQRGRRAGKAWRGSTLSFGDFGLKAMTVGWVTDRQIEAARIAMTRFIKRGGKVWIRLFPDKPITKKPAETRMGKGKGAPEQWVCVVRPGKIMFEMEGVTQELAAEAMRLAAMKLPIRTKLITREDTVG; via the coding sequence ATGTTGATGCCGAAGAAGGTTAAGTATAGGAAGCAGCAGCGCGGCCGTCGCGCCGGCAAGGCGTGGCGCGGCTCAACGCTGTCATTCGGCGATTTCGGCCTGAAGGCCATGACGGTGGGCTGGGTGACGGACCGGCAGATTGAAGCGGCTCGTATTGCAATGACACGCTTTATCAAGCGTGGCGGCAAAGTATGGATTCGCCTCTTCCCGGACAAGCCAATCACGAAGAAGCCTGCTGAAACGCGTATGGGTAAGGGCAAGGGCGCACCGGAGCAGTGGGTGTGCGTCGTTCGCCCTGGCAAAATCATGTTCGAGATGGAAGGCGTGACGCAGGAACTGGCCGCCGAAGCAATGCGTCTTGCGGCAATGAAGCTGCCCATCCGTACGAAGCTGATTACCCGCGAGGACACGGTTGGTTAA
- the rpmC gene encoding 50S ribosomal protein L29 has protein sequence MKAEKIRELDEKELASKVKEMEEQLFRLKFQMSMGQMEGLKKYRELKKDRARINTVQRQRQLKAAGEAK, from the coding sequence ATGAAAGCGGAAAAGATTCGGGAACTCGACGAGAAGGAATTGGCCTCCAAGGTCAAGGAAATGGAAGAGCAGCTCTTCCGGCTCAAGTTCCAGATGTCCATGGGGCAGATGGAAGGCCTGAAGAAGTACCGCGAGCTGAAGAAGGACCGGGCACGCATCAACACGGTGCAGCGCCAGCGCCAACTGAAAGCCGCCGGGGAGGCAAAGTAA
- the rpsQ gene encoding 30S ribosomal protein S17: protein MAEVQANHKNEKVGEVVSTKMAKTIVVQVTRRVPHPLYKRIVSKRNKFYAHDENGTAKVGDVVRIIESRPLSKLKRWTLGEIVRRAVDTSVAGLAE from the coding sequence ATGGCCGAAGTGCAAGCCAACCACAAAAACGAGAAGGTGGGCGAGGTCGTTTCGACCAAGATGGCCAAGACCATCGTGGTGCAAGTGACTCGACGTGTGCCGCACCCCCTGTACAAGCGAATTGTGTCGAAGCGCAACAAGTTCTACGCGCACGACGAGAACGGGACGGCGAAGGTGGGCGACGTGGTGCGCATCATCGAGAGCCGGCCGTTGAGCAAGTTGAAGCGCTGGACCCTGGGCGAGATCGTTCGCCGCGCGGTGGACACCAGTGTTGCGGGACTGGCGGAGTAG
- the rplN gene encoding 50S ribosomal protein L14: protein MIGMRTILEVADNSGARRLSCILPRGGDKGLQAGLGDVITAAVKEAAPDSNIKKGKVVRCVIVRMRKETRRKDGTYIRFDSNAAVLVNDLGEPVGTRVFGPVARELRDKKFMKIVSLAPEVI from the coding sequence ATGATTGGAATGAGAACAATCCTCGAGGTGGCCGACAACAGCGGCGCCCGCAGGCTGAGCTGCATTCTGCCCCGCGGTGGCGATAAGGGCCTGCAAGCGGGCCTGGGTGACGTAATCACCGCGGCTGTTAAAGAGGCCGCCCCGGACTCCAACATCAAGAAGGGGAAGGTCGTCCGTTGCGTAATCGTACGCATGCGCAAGGAAACACGGCGCAAGGACGGCACCTATATTCGCTTCGATTCGAACGCGGCTGTGCTGGTCAACGACCTCGGCGAGCCTGTCGGCACCCGCGTCTTCGGTCCCGTCGCGCGTGAGTTGCGTGACAAGAAGTTCATGAAGATTGTTTCGCTCGCTCCGGAGGTAATCTAA
- the rplX gene encoding 50S ribosomal protein L24, whose translation MAGRLANRHNEPKEVVKIRIRKNDTVKVIAGRDKGKVGRVLEVNRETGRILVEGVQMSKKHIKPNPGQGIKGGIAEREAPIHASNVMIVTNDGHTSRIGVKVETVGGKTRRVRIARKTGETLDKK comes from the coding sequence ATGGCGGGCCGTCTGGCAAACCGGCATAACGAGCCGAAAGAAGTAGTTAAGATCCGCATCCGCAAGAACGACACCGTGAAGGTGATTGCGGGGCGTGACAAGGGCAAGGTTGGCCGTGTTCTGGAAGTGAACCGTGAGACCGGCCGGATTCTGGTGGAAGGTGTGCAGATGTCCAAGAAGCACATCAAGCCGAATCCGGGCCAGGGCATCAAGGGTGGCATTGCCGAGCGCGAAGCGCCCATTCATGCTTCGAACGTCATGATCGTAACCAACGACGGGCATACGTCCCGGATTGGGGTCAAGGTGGAGACGGTTGGCGGCAAAACCCGTCGTGTTCGCATCGCACGCAAGACCGGCGAGACCCTCGACAAGAAGTAG
- the rplE gene encoding 50S ribosomal protein L5 produces the protein MATKARLRELYVTTVVPALTKEFNYSNVMAVPKLEKVTVNIGLGEATQNPKMVDGTVNELGAIVGQKPVITKARKSIAAFKLREGMSIGTMVTLRGDRMYEFLDRLLNVALPRVRDFRGVSTKSFDGRGNYTLGIKDQLIFPEIDYNKVEKTKGMNICITTTAKTDAEAKALLKLLGMPFRQN, from the coding sequence ATGGCAACGAAGGCGAGACTGAGAGAATTATACGTGACCACTGTGGTCCCGGCACTGACGAAGGAGTTTAACTACTCCAACGTGATGGCCGTCCCGAAGCTGGAAAAAGTCACGGTGAACATCGGGCTGGGCGAGGCAACGCAGAATCCCAAGATGGTTGACGGCACCGTCAACGAACTGGGCGCGATTGTTGGTCAGAAGCCGGTAATCACCAAGGCACGCAAGTCCATCGCAGCGTTCAAGTTGCGCGAGGGCATGTCGATTGGGACCATGGTGACGCTGCGCGGCGACCGGATGTACGAATTTCTGGACAGGTTGCTCAATGTGGCACTGCCCCGCGTTCGCGATTTCCGGGGCGTGTCAACGAAGAGTTTCGATGGCCGCGGCAACTACACGCTTGGGATCAAGGACCAGTTGATCTTTCCTGAGATCGACTACAACAAGGTCGAGAAGACCAAGGGTATGAACATCTGCATCACGACCACGGCAAAGACCGATGCCGAGGCCAAGGCGCTGCTGAAGTTGCTGGGGATGCCGTTCCGGCAAAACTAG
- a CDS encoding type Z 30S ribosomal protein S14 → MATTAKIAKDNKKPKFAIRHRNRCKRCGRPRGYMRKFELCRICFRLLSLAGEVPGVTKSSW, encoded by the coding sequence ATGGCGACCACGGCGAAAATTGCCAAGGATAACAAGAAGCCGAAGTTTGCGATCCGGCACCGCAATCGCTGCAAGCGCTGCGGCCGGCCCCGGGGCTACATGCGCAAGTTCGAACTTTGCCGCATCTGCTTCCGCCTGCTTTCGCTCGCCGGGGAAGTCCCGGGCGTGACGAAGTCGAGCTGGTAG
- the rpsH gene encoding 30S ribosomal protein S8: MVSDPIADMLTRIRNGMKAKFPKVDVPASKLKTEIARILKDEGYILNYKIVDEGNHKAIRVYLKYTAANQPVISIIERVSRPGCRVYVGSDEIPKVLGGLGINILTTPKGLLTGKAARKEGVGGEILCQVY; encoded by the coding sequence ATGGTTTCCGATCCCATCGCCGACATGCTCACGCGCATCCGGAACGGCATGAAAGCTAAGTTCCCGAAGGTGGACGTACCGGCCTCGAAGCTGAAGACCGAGATTGCCCGCATTCTTAAGGATGAAGGCTACATCCTCAACTACAAGATTGTGGATGAAGGCAATCACAAGGCGATCCGCGTGTACCTGAAGTACACTGCGGCCAATCAGCCGGTGATTTCCATCATCGAGCGGGTTTCCCGCCCCGGCTGCCGCGTGTACGTCGGTAGTGACGAGATTCCGAAGGTGCTAGGTGGTCTGGGTATCAACATCCTGACCACGCCGAAAGGCCTCCTGACGGGTAAGGCCGCGCGCAAGGAAGGCGTGGGCGGCGAAATTCTCTGCCAGGTCTACTAG
- the rplF gene encoding 50S ribosomal protein L6, translating into MSRVGKKPIPLPTGVKVTLGAEMKVEGPKGKLTVPIPHGVRIEKNDAVLDIKRDGDQYAALHGLTRALASNAVTGVSAGFTRELDIVGIGYRAEVKGSVIVFVLGYSHPIEFLLPPGIDCKVDKNTHLVLTSIDKQALGQVAANIRALRPPEPYKQKGIRYTGEAVRKKVGKTGAGGK; encoded by the coding sequence ATGTCACGAGTTGGAAAAAAGCCTATCCCGCTGCCAACCGGCGTCAAAGTGACGCTGGGCGCGGAGATGAAGGTGGAAGGTCCGAAGGGTAAGCTCACGGTACCGATTCCGCACGGCGTGCGCATCGAGAAGAACGATGCGGTGCTGGATATCAAGCGGGACGGGGACCAATACGCTGCCCTCCATGGTTTGACGAGGGCATTGGCTTCGAATGCGGTAACCGGCGTGAGCGCTGGATTTACCCGCGAGCTGGACATCGTCGGCATCGGCTACCGCGCTGAAGTAAAAGGTAGCGTTATTGTATTCGTGCTGGGCTATTCGCATCCGATCGAATTCCTGTTGCCGCCCGGCATCGACTGCAAAGTGGACAAGAATACGCACCTGGTGCTGACCAGCATCGACAAGCAGGCACTGGGCCAGGTTGCGGCAAACATCCGCGCGTTGCGCCCACCGGAGCCCTACAAGCAGAAGGGTATCCGTTACACGGGTGAGGCTGTTCGCAAGAAGGTCGGCAAGACCGGCGCGGGCGGAAAGTAG
- the rplR gene encoding 50S ribosomal protein L18, translated as MKRSIDKDSRRRRIHVRIRERVKGTQERPRLAVFRSIKNIYAQVIDDRAGRTIVSASSSETNATATGGNLAGAKEIGKLVAERAKAQGVSKVVFDRGGYLYHGRIKALADAAREAGLEF; from the coding sequence ATGAAGCGCTCCATCGATAAAGATTCGCGCCGCCGGCGGATTCACGTCCGGATCCGCGAAAGGGTGAAGGGTACGCAGGAGCGGCCCCGCCTAGCGGTATTCCGCAGCATCAAAAACATCTACGCGCAGGTGATCGACGACCGCGCTGGCCGCACCATCGTCTCGGCGTCAAGCTCCGAAACGAATGCGACCGCGACTGGCGGCAACCTCGCCGGAGCCAAGGAGATCGGCAAGCTCGTCGCCGAGCGCGCCAAGGCACAAGGCGTCAGCAAAGTGGTCTTCGACCGCGGCGGTTATCTGTACCACGGGCGCATCAAGGCTTTGGCCGATGCTGCCCGGGAAGCCGGACTGGAGTTCTAA
- the rpsE gene encoding 30S ribosomal protein S5: MAAVPVKKIDPKAFNLKEQVVSINRVTKVVKGGKNLSFSALVVVGDPDQRVVGFGTGKAKEVPSAIKKGIEAAKKNLHHVNTVGSSIPHVVLGKFGSGAVLLKPAPEGTGVIAGGPVRAVIQAAGIHNVLTKSLGTHNPHNVVKATIAALDQLRDKAAVAELRGLAVENL; the protein is encoded by the coding sequence ATGGCAGCCGTTCCTGTTAAGAAAATCGATCCGAAGGCGTTCAACCTGAAAGAACAGGTTGTCAGCATCAACCGCGTGACTAAAGTGGTCAAGGGCGGTAAGAACCTCAGCTTCTCGGCCTTGGTGGTGGTGGGCGATCCGGACCAGCGGGTGGTTGGATTCGGCACCGGCAAAGCGAAGGAAGTTCCTTCGGCCATCAAGAAGGGTATCGAGGCGGCCAAGAAGAATCTGCACCACGTCAACACCGTGGGCAGCAGCATCCCCCACGTTGTGCTGGGCAAGTTCGGCTCGGGCGCTGTACTGCTCAAGCCGGCTCCCGAAGGTACTGGTGTCATTGCGGGCGGCCCTGTCCGCGCCGTCATCCAGGCAGCCGGAATTCACAACGTGCTCACCAAGTCACTCGGCACGCACAACCCTCATAATGTTGTGAAGGCGACCATCGCTGCTCTGGACCAGCTCCGCGACAAAGCGGCCGTCGCCGAGTTGCGTGGCTTGGCCGTGGAGAATCTCTAA
- the rpmD gene encoding 50S ribosomal protein L30, with product MAATIKIMLISSPIGSPEKHKRIVRAIGLHKINQVVEKPDTPSFRGMAIKVPHLLKVVSE from the coding sequence ATGGCTGCCACTATTAAAATCATGCTGATTTCCAGCCCGATCGGTAGCCCCGAAAAGCACAAGCGGATTGTGCGGGCGATCGGACTGCACAAGATCAACCAAGTGGTCGAAAAGCCGGATACGCCGAGCTTTCGCGGGATGGCGATCAAGGTGCCCCATCTGCTGAAAGTCGTCTCCGAGTAA
- the rplO gene encoding 50S ribosomal protein L15: MNLSEVRPPKGQVKTQRRVGRGMGSGRGKYSGRGAKGAKSISGYSKMRGFEGGQMPLHRRLPKRGFSNAIFKKDFAVINVGTLEKLEGDSFTPASLKASGIIKKLGDGLKVLANGELKRAITVEAHLFSEAAQEKIKAAGGTVTVIPPKVRQEKPAK, translated from the coding sequence ATGAACCTCAGCGAAGTTAGACCGCCAAAGGGGCAAGTCAAGACCCAGCGCCGCGTCGGGCGCGGTATGGGCAGTGGTCGCGGTAAGTACTCCGGCCGCGGTGCCAAAGGCGCCAAGTCGATCAGCGGCTACTCCAAGATGCGCGGTTTTGAAGGCGGCCAGATGCCGCTTCACCGCCGTCTGCCGAAGCGTGGCTTCTCGAATGCCATCTTCAAGAAGGATTTTGCCGTCATCAACGTGGGAACCCTCGAGAAGCTGGAAGGCGACAGCTTTACGCCTGCCAGTCTCAAGGCCTCCGGCATCATCAAGAAGTTGGGCGATGGTTTGAAGGTCCTGGCTAATGGGGAATTGAAGCGCGCCATCACGGTGGAAGCGCACCTCTTCTCGGAAGCAGCCCAGGAGAAGATCAAAGCCGCCGGCGGCACCGTCACGGTGATCCCCCCCAAGGTCCGCCAGGAAAAGCCCGCTAAGTAA
- the secY gene encoding preprotein translocase subunit SecY has translation MQKFFEALANIFRVPDLRNRVLFTLGLLAVYRLGAAIPIPGVDAIKFEEFFRRNQGTLFGFLDLFSGGQFRKLTIFALGIMPYITSSIVLQLLTIVVPTLEKLQKEGELGRRKITQWTRYLTVGLGLMQSLFIATALQGQGNFVVNPGFGFISLTMLTLTTGTAFIMWLGEQITERGVGNGMSLIIFAGIVAGLPAAIGNVYQNTFVTNTWHPLQLLIILIMMVAVVAFIVLVERGERRIPVQYAKRVVGRRMMGGQSTHLPLKVNAGGVIPVIFASSLLAFPLTMLNIPFIANNKWLSGFLSSIRSGEPLYIILFITLIIFFSFFYVSIIFNPNEAADNMRKYGGFIPGIRPGKNTADYMNKILTRITVVGGLYLAILSLIPELMIGGIKLQHLPPAILGNWIDANFPRWLLDGLGVTFVFGGTSLLIVVGVAMDTVNQVEAQLIMRHYEGFTPRAGRIRGRRSGT, from the coding sequence ATGCAAAAGTTTTTCGAAGCTCTGGCCAACATCTTCCGGGTACCCGATCTGCGGAACCGCGTGTTGTTTACGCTCGGCCTGCTCGCAGTCTACCGGTTGGGAGCGGCGATCCCGATCCCAGGCGTGGACGCGATCAAGTTCGAAGAGTTCTTCCGGCGCAATCAGGGGACACTCTTCGGATTCCTGGATTTGTTTTCCGGCGGTCAGTTCCGTAAACTGACGATCTTCGCTCTCGGCATCATGCCGTACATCACGTCCTCGATCGTCCTGCAATTGCTGACGATCGTGGTGCCTACTCTGGAGAAGCTCCAGAAGGAAGGCGAACTGGGACGCCGGAAGATCACGCAGTGGACTCGTTACCTGACCGTTGGCTTGGGCCTGATGCAGTCGCTGTTCATCGCGACGGCTCTCCAGGGGCAGGGCAATTTCGTTGTGAATCCCGGCTTCGGGTTCATTTCCCTGACGATGTTGACGCTGACCACGGGTACGGCTTTCATCATGTGGCTGGGTGAGCAGATCACTGAGCGCGGTGTCGGCAACGGCATGTCGCTCATCATCTTCGCCGGCATCGTGGCCGGTTTGCCCGCCGCCATCGGCAACGTTTATCAGAATACGTTCGTCACGAACACCTGGCACCCGCTGCAGTTGCTCATCATTCTCATCATGATGGTGGCCGTGGTTGCCTTCATCGTCCTTGTGGAGCGTGGTGAAAGGCGCATCCCGGTTCAGTACGCCAAGCGCGTGGTCGGGCGGCGCATGATGGGTGGCCAGTCCACCCACCTGCCCCTGAAGGTGAATGCCGGCGGTGTGATCCCTGTCATCTTTGCGAGTTCGCTGCTGGCGTTCCCGCTGACGATGCTGAACATCCCGTTCATCGCAAACAACAAGTGGCTGTCCGGTTTCCTGAGTTCGATCCGCAGTGGTGAACCGCTGTACATCATCCTGTTCATCACGCTGATCATCTTCTTCTCGTTCTTCTACGTCAGCATCATCTTCAACCCGAACGAAGCAGCCGACAATATGCGTAAGTACGGCGGCTTCATCCCGGGTATCCGGCCGGGCAAGAACACGGCCGACTACATGAACAAGATCCTGACTCGCATCACTGTCGTTGGCGGTCTGTACCTTGCTATCCTGTCGCTCATCCCGGAACTGATGATTGGCGGCATCAAGCTGCAGCACCTGCCCCCTGCCATTCTCGGGAACTGGATTGATGCCAATTTCCCGCGCTGGTTGCTGGATGGCCTGGGCGTCACGTTCGTGTTCGGCGGCACCTCGCTGCTGATCGTCGTGGGCGTCGCCATGGACACGGTGAATCAGGTGGAAGCGCAGTTGATCATGCGCCATTATGAAGGGTTTACTCCGCGCGCGGGCCGCATTCGTGGCCGGCGTAGCGGGACGTAG
- a CDS encoding adenylate kinase produces the protein MRQTGGKLPKALILFGPPGSGKGTQAALLKEQLKVPHISTGDMLRERIATGDPLGLQVKDLMQAGRLVPDEVVNRLVNDRISLPDCAGGFILDGYPRTIQQAEVLDGELRARGFEPVVIHLKVDYNRIIARIAGRRQCPVCGALYSLTSHPPKSPDVCDNEGSRLVVREDDRESVIRERLEAYDRQTSPLLAYFAASGDAFYEVDGSVGSPQVILSGVCAVLSLE, from the coding sequence ATGCGGCAAACGGGCGGGAAACTCCCGAAGGCATTGATTTTGTTCGGACCTCCGGGATCGGGGAAAGGCACCCAGGCGGCTCTTTTGAAAGAGCAGCTTAAGGTACCCCATATCTCCACGGGGGATATGCTCCGAGAACGGATCGCCACCGGTGACCCCCTGGGGTTGCAGGTGAAGGATCTGATGCAGGCAGGCCGGCTGGTGCCAGACGAAGTCGTCAACCGGCTGGTGAACGACCGGATCTCTTTGCCGGATTGTGCTGGCGGATTCATCCTGGATGGATACCCCCGGACGATTCAGCAGGCAGAAGTTTTGGACGGTGAATTGCGGGCACGCGGATTTGAGCCGGTGGTGATCCACCTGAAAGTGGATTACAATAGGATAATCGCGCGGATAGCGGGCCGCCGGCAGTGTCCTGTCTGTGGCGCATTGTACAGCCTCACTTCGCACCCGCCCAAGTCCCCCGATGTCTGTGACAACGAGGGCAGCCGGTTGGTGGTTCGAGAGGACGACAGGGAAAGCGTGATTCGCGAGCGGTTAGAGGCTTACGACCGCCAGACCAGCCCATTGTTGGCGTACTTCGCCGCATCTGGTGATGCGTTCTACGAGGTGGATGGCAGCGTAGGGAGTCCGCAGGTGATCCTGTCGGGTGTTTGTGCGGTATTGAGTTTGGAATGA
- the map gene encoding type I methionyl aminopeptidase, giving the protein MIIRKSPAELEKMRRAGLLVHAILQQVSGMAQVGVSTHDLEVVAEKMMKDAGAKPAFKGYYVPAAGSKFPFVLCTSVNDEVVHGMPSAKRVLKSGDIVSIDTGVSLEGYFGDSAVTVPVGDVSDEVKKLLRVTEESLQLAIGQMKAGNRLFDVCSAVERHVTSNGFSIVREFVGHGIGTSLHEEPQVPNYVDRRNENPRLKEGMVLAIEPMVNAGRPETKVLSDRWTAVTKDGSNAAHFEHCVAVTANGPWVLTRP; this is encoded by the coding sequence ATGATTATCCGGAAGAGTCCAGCTGAACTTGAAAAGATGAGGCGCGCCGGCCTGCTGGTGCACGCGATCCTTCAACAGGTTTCTGGAATGGCCCAGGTGGGCGTTTCGACGCACGACCTGGAGGTCGTGGCCGAAAAAATGATGAAGGACGCAGGGGCAAAGCCTGCGTTCAAAGGTTATTACGTGCCTGCGGCGGGGAGTAAGTTCCCCTTTGTTCTGTGTACTTCAGTCAATGATGAAGTTGTGCACGGGATGCCTTCTGCCAAGCGGGTATTGAAGTCGGGCGACATCGTTTCGATCGACACAGGGGTCAGCCTGGAAGGGTACTTCGGTGATTCGGCGGTGACGGTTCCGGTAGGTGATGTGAGTGACGAGGTGAAGAAGCTGTTGCGGGTGACCGAGGAGTCGCTGCAACTGGCCATTGGGCAGATGAAGGCCGGTAACCGGCTGTTTGACGTCTGCAGTGCCGTCGAGCGGCACGTCACTTCGAACGGATTTTCGATCGTTCGCGAGTTTGTGGGGCATGGGATCGGGACTTCGCTGCATGAGGAGCCGCAAGTGCCGAACTATGTGGACCGCCGCAACGAGAATCCGAGACTGAAAGAGGGCATGGTGCTGGCCATCGAGCCGATGGTCAATGCGGGCCGGCCCGAAACCAAGGTTTTGTCCGACCGCTGGACTGCGGTTACGAAGGATGGCAGCAATGCGGCCCACTTCGAACACTGTGTAGCGGTCACCGCCAACGGCCCATGGGTTCTGACCCGTCCGTAA
- the infA gene encoding S1 domain-containing protein (stimulates the activities of the other two initiation factors, IF-2 and IF-3) has translation MGSDPSVSAVRGPGASGEVVGILPASTYLVELADRRRVVAHLASAVQRGFVRLRLRDRVEVELTFSDPNRGRIVKVLKND, from the coding sequence ATGGGTTCTGACCCGTCCGTAAGTGCGGTCCGCGGGCCTGGCGCCAGCGGTGAAGTGGTGGGGATTTTGCCGGCTTCGACTTATCTGGTGGAGCTGGCGGATCGTCGGCGGGTGGTTGCCCATCTGGCTTCGGCGGTTCAGCGTGGGTTTGTGCGGCTCCGGCTGCGGGATCGAGTCGAAGTGGAATTGACCTTCAGCGACCCAAACCGTGGACGGATCGTAAAAGTTCTGAAGAACGACTAG
- the rpmJ gene encoding 50S ribosomal protein L36, translated as MKVRASVKKMCDKCKIINREGVVRVICTNPKHKQRQG; from the coding sequence ATGAAAGTTCGGGCGTCGGTCAAAAAAATGTGCGATAAGTGCAAGATTATCAACCGCGAAGGTGTGGTTCGGGTGATTTGCACGAACCCCAAGCATAAGCAGCGGCAGGGCTAG
- the rpsM gene encoding 30S ribosomal protein S13 — protein MARIAGVDLPARKRAEIGLTYIYGIGRTRAKSILHRAHIDPNKKIADLSEEEVAHIRQILEDEGAVEGDLRKEISMNIKRLIEMGSYRGLRHRRSLPVRGQRSHTNARTRKGPRRGTVANKKKAGVK, from the coding sequence ATGGCGCGTATCGCAGGTGTGGATCTGCCGGCTCGCAAGCGGGCTGAAATTGGCCTTACTTACATTTATGGGATCGGGCGCACCCGTGCGAAGTCGATCCTGCACCGGGCTCATATCGACCCGAACAAGAAGATCGCGGATTTGTCTGAAGAAGAAGTAGCCCACATCCGTCAGATCCTGGAAGACGAAGGGGCCGTGGAAGGCGATCTCCGCAAGGAGATCTCGATGAACATCAAGCGGCTCATCGAGATGGGTTCCTACCGAGGCCTGCGCCACCGCCGCAGCCTGCCGGTGCGCGGTCAGCGCAGCCACACGAATGCCAGAACGCGGAAGGGTCCGCGCCGTGGCACTGTGGCCAACAAGAAGAAAGCCGGAGTGAAGTAA